Proteins from a single region of Longimicrobiaceae bacterium:
- a CDS encoding SGNH/GDSL hydrolase family protein codes for MRISEPPPAGREMSHVVLLGDSIFDNAAYVHGAPDVIEQVRKRLPGGWTATLCAVDGDVTGDVPRQLKRVPHGATHLVMSVGGNDALGHLDLLAEGTQSMAAALDRLAEVAEGFERKYLAALDAVLARGLPTAICTIYYPRFPDAYQQRLGVAALTHFNDTIQRAAYTAGIPLLDLRLICNEDADYANPVEPSTRGGDKIAAAIVRAVTEHDFGRRRTEVFVR; via the coding sequence ATGCGCATCTCCGAACCTCCTCCTGCAGGGCGCGAGATGAGCCACGTGGTGCTGCTGGGCGATTCGATCTTCGACAACGCGGCGTACGTGCACGGCGCTCCGGACGTGATCGAGCAGGTGAGGAAGCGCCTGCCGGGCGGCTGGACGGCCACGCTCTGCGCGGTGGACGGCGACGTGACCGGCGACGTGCCGCGCCAGCTGAAGCGCGTGCCCCACGGCGCGACGCACCTGGTGATGAGCGTGGGCGGCAACGACGCGCTCGGCCACCTGGATCTGCTCGCCGAGGGCACCCAGTCCATGGCCGCCGCGCTCGACCGCCTGGCCGAGGTGGCGGAGGGGTTCGAGCGGAAGTACCTCGCCGCGCTGGACGCGGTGCTTGCCCGCGGGCTGCCGACCGCCATCTGCACCATCTACTATCCGCGCTTCCCGGACGCGTACCAGCAGCGGCTGGGCGTGGCGGCCCTCACGCACTTCAACGACACGATCCAGAGGGCGGCGTACACGGCGGGCATCCCGCTGTTGGACCTGCGCCTCATCTGCAACGAGGACGCGGACTACGCCAACCCGGTCGAGCCGTCCACGCGTGGCGGAGACAAGATCGCCGCCGCAATCGTCCGCGCCGTCACCGAGCACGACTTCGGCCGCCGCCGAACCGAGGTCTTCGTCCGCTGA
- a CDS encoding aldehyde dehydrogenase family protein, with the protein MSIAEIFETMEYGPAPESASPAMKWLDERDRTMKHFIDGEWREPGGAEWFDTTNPANASVLARIAQGSREDVDAAVRAARAALPGWQALGGHGRARYLYALARQIQKHSRLFSVLETLDNGKPIRESRDIDIPLVARHFYHHAGWAQLMESELPGYGAVGVVGQIIPWNFPLLMLSWKIAPALAMGNTLVLKPAEFTSLTALLFAQVCAEVGLPAGVVNIVTGDGRTGQAIVEHPEVDKIAFTGSTEVGRIIRVATAGSGKKLSLELGGKSPFVVFDDADLDSVVEGVVDAIWFNQGQVCCAGSRILAQEGIAEKLVTRLRARMENLRLGDPLDKAVDIGAIIDPIQLQKIDSLVRQGADEGATMWQPSWSCPDEGCFFPPTLFTDVSPSSTIAQVEIFGPVVVLMTFRTPAEAVELANNTQYGLASSVWTENINLALDIAPKIKAGTVWINCTNMFDAASGFGGYRESGFGREGGREGLFEYVKPLWEKKDGKAEKAPKPADAAEVQASKPVAGLPPIDRTAKLYIGGKQARPDSGYSLPVMDARGRLLGEVGHGNRKDVRNAVEAAHKASSGWAKATGHNRAQVLYYVAENLAARADEMARRIAAMTGDDKAAAREVDLSIRRLYTYAAWADKWDGAVHHTPFRNVTLAMPEAIGVMGIACSDAAPLLGFVSAVMPAVAMGNAVVVVPSERMPLAATDFYQVLDTSDVPGGVINIVTGKRDELTETLAAHDDVDALWYFGSAEGSTAVERLSAGNMKRTWVSYGRPRDWFDAVQGEGEEFLRQATHVKNIWVPYGE; encoded by the coding sequence ATGAGCATCGCCGAGATCTTCGAGACCATGGAATACGGACCCGCCCCCGAGAGCGCTTCGCCCGCCATGAAGTGGCTGGACGAGCGGGACCGGACCATGAAGCACTTCATAGACGGCGAGTGGCGCGAGCCCGGCGGCGCCGAGTGGTTCGACACCACCAACCCCGCGAACGCCAGCGTCCTGGCTCGCATCGCCCAGGGCTCGCGCGAGGACGTGGACGCCGCCGTGCGCGCCGCCCGTGCCGCGCTCCCGGGCTGGCAGGCGCTGGGCGGCCACGGGCGGGCACGCTACCTGTACGCGCTGGCGAGGCAGATCCAGAAGCACTCGCGCCTCTTCTCGGTGCTGGAGACGCTGGACAACGGAAAGCCCATCCGCGAGTCGCGCGACATCGACATCCCGCTGGTGGCGCGGCACTTCTACCACCACGCGGGCTGGGCGCAGCTCATGGAGAGCGAGCTGCCCGGCTACGGCGCCGTGGGCGTGGTGGGGCAGATCATCCCGTGGAACTTCCCGCTGCTCATGCTGTCGTGGAAGATCGCTCCCGCCCTGGCGATGGGGAACACGCTGGTGCTGAAGCCGGCCGAGTTCACCTCGCTCACGGCGCTGCTCTTCGCGCAGGTGTGCGCCGAGGTGGGGCTGCCCGCGGGCGTGGTCAACATCGTCACCGGCGACGGGCGCACGGGGCAGGCGATCGTGGAGCACCCCGAGGTGGACAAGATCGCGTTCACCGGCAGCACCGAGGTGGGCCGCATCATCCGCGTGGCGACGGCGGGGAGCGGGAAGAAGCTCTCGCTGGAGCTGGGCGGCAAGTCGCCCTTCGTGGTCTTCGACGACGCGGACCTGGACAGCGTGGTGGAGGGCGTGGTCGACGCCATCTGGTTCAACCAGGGGCAGGTGTGCTGTGCCGGCTCGCGCATCCTGGCGCAGGAGGGCATCGCCGAGAAGCTGGTGACCCGCCTCCGCGCGCGGATGGAGAACCTCCGCCTGGGCGACCCGCTGGACAAGGCGGTGGACATCGGCGCCATCATCGACCCCATCCAGCTCCAGAAGATCGACTCGCTCGTGCGCCAGGGGGCGGACGAGGGCGCCACCATGTGGCAGCCGTCGTGGAGCTGCCCGGACGAGGGGTGCTTCTTCCCGCCCACGCTCTTCACCGACGTGTCGCCGTCGTCCACCATCGCGCAGGTGGAGATCTTCGGCCCCGTGGTGGTGCTGATGACGTTCCGCACGCCGGCCGAGGCGGTGGAGCTGGCGAACAACACGCAGTACGGCCTGGCGTCGAGCGTGTGGACCGAGAACATCAACCTGGCGCTCGACATCGCCCCCAAGATCAAGGCGGGCACGGTGTGGATCAACTGCACCAACATGTTCGACGCGGCCAGCGGCTTCGGCGGGTACCGCGAGAGCGGCTTCGGGCGCGAGGGCGGGCGCGAGGGGCTGTTCGAGTACGTGAAGCCGCTGTGGGAGAAGAAGGACGGCAAGGCGGAGAAGGCCCCCAAGCCGGCCGACGCGGCGGAGGTGCAGGCGTCCAAGCCGGTGGCCGGGCTGCCGCCCATCGACCGTACCGCCAAGCTGTACATCGGCGGCAAGCAGGCGCGGCCGGACTCGGGCTACTCGCTGCCGGTGATGGACGCGCGCGGCCGGCTGCTGGGCGAGGTGGGCCACGGCAACCGCAAGGACGTGCGCAACGCGGTGGAGGCCGCGCACAAGGCCTCGTCCGGCTGGGCGAAGGCGACCGGCCACAACCGCGCGCAGGTGCTGTACTACGTGGCCGAGAACCTGGCCGCGCGGGCGGACGAGATGGCGCGCCGCATCGCCGCCATGACGGGCGACGACAAGGCCGCCGCGCGCGAGGTGGACCTCTCCATCCGCCGCCTGTACACGTACGCCGCGTGGGCCGACAAGTGGGACGGCGCGGTGCACCACACGCCCTTCCGCAACGTGACGCTCGCCATGCCCGAGGCCATCGGGGTGATGGGCATCGCCTGCTCCGACGCGGCGCCGCTGCTGGGCTTCGTCTCGGCCGTGATGCCGGCCGTGGCGATGGGCAACGCCGTGGTGGTGGTGCCGTCGGAGCGCATGCCGCTGGCGGCGACGGACTTCTACCAGGTCCTCGACACGTCGGACGTGCCGGGCGGCGTGATCAACATCGTCACCGGCAAGCGCGACGAGCTGACCGAGACGCTGGCCGCGCACGACGACGTGGACGCGCTCTGGTACTTCGGCTCGGCCGAGGGCAGCACGGCGGTGGAGCGCCTCTCAGCCGGCAACATGAAGCGCACGTGGGTGAGCTACGGCCGCCCGCGCGACTGGTTCGACGCCGTGCAGGGCGAGGGCGAGGAGTTCCTGCGCCAGGCCACGCACGTCAAGAACATCTGGGTCCCGTACGGCGAGTGA